The Bradysia coprophila strain Holo2 chromosome X, BU_Bcop_v1, whole genome shotgun sequence genomic interval TCGTATTTAATATAAAGATTGaagttttatttcaatgttgCTACTATTCACTCCGTAATTGTAGATCCTTTAGCTGGATGCGAATCATGTCTCAACTCTAAATTGACTGTAGGAAACACATTTGCAGGCCATTGCTTTCCAAATCCAGCACAAGGCGAATGCCATTGTCTATGTGCTGACGTATTTTGCAAAGATGGAGAAACCATAGATAGAACCACTTGCGTTAATGGTGGATCGATAAGCGACTGTAAATGCACTGGTACATCTGTTTTTGTTACAACATCTACAGCGACACCAACGGAtgtttaatagaaaaaaataagtcAGTTGAGATTCACATGATTAAAAAAGGGTGCAAAAGCTGAACAATTCGATGTTTATCGTTTAATGAACATTCTCAAATTTAATTGGTTTTTAATTTGTCTCACAGTATGTTACATAAAGTAAGTACTGCAACTCATTGATCTCTTGATCGTAGTTCAATTTTAGAATTAGTTACAGTCCATTGTGTCAAACAAGGGCCAGGACCAAATAGCGATTCGgattaataaaataaagacagaataaattcaaatcaatCCTTAATAACATACACCGGTTGCGAGATGTATTTTCCTTTACGGTACCCAAGAAAGAATCGATTTATGGTCGTTATATTGCTCCGCAGTGCTAAGTATTTTCGTAAGATCtcaattaaattaacattGTCAACATCTCCTTCATATCACGTATTGTCGATCTACGTATGTCTTcaacgacaataatatcgcCCAAATCCTGTACGTGACATAAATTGCGTCGTTGACCGTCAGGTTGGTTAACTCACAACGCCTACATGCACCAGCGACTGATTAAGGCagtctgaaaaaaaaataacaacaaagaAATGCATCAGAACAGAGGAAATATGTCATCACAATGAGTGTCGCATTACCTTCTTTAACAGGATATTTTCGTCATCTCCTTTGCGAAAGAATCGATCGATATCGTCTCCGTAGAATGTCTTCGATTTTTTCGGCTTGTATCCTTTGCTGAATGTTGAAATATCACGTTCGTTCAAGTGATCATCATTCTTAGCTTCGAGCGATTTAAATTTAGTGACGGTGGAGGCCGTTGAGTGGCCTAAGAACTTGGACTTAGAAATTTAgtgaataatttaatgaagatgtgaatgaaaatgtagTGTCTGCCATACGATTAATAATCAGCTTCGAGTATACGAATCAAAAAGTATTGGGATTGGTAATGCTCTGATTTGAGCTGGAAGTATGCCAGCATGACTTTTTCGTTGGtcgttttgcattttttgctCCACACCGTTTTGTAAACGTTTTGTATGCGGTCTCGTAAGCACGGGCATTTatcagatttttattttcaaaatcgtcAGAATCActcattattttaaattttcaacgtGACTAGTAGCAGTTGTATTCGAAATGACAgcacaataataaaattcaaaattggtGGCCCCCTTGACTGATCAGACATTTGGTGTGTAGTTTCaccgcacttcaagcaaaagcaTAGCACAGTGCGTTGGTAAAAGTCCTTATTGTGGTCAGCTGCGGAATGTattctattttacatgaaaatatttttacattgtCTTAAAGTTGTGTTTCACactgtcaaaatgtgaaatttttcgtattggtgaatttgtgaaaatttttcaaatcctTCCGGTAAGTGGCCAACGTACAAAATATGATCATAATATGCTTGTAAACACTTGATACAGTGccgcactggccatactggACACCCGAAGTAGAGATGAATTTTTAtacgacaaaattgaattagttgacttttttcaaattttgtaggCCCTAAACGAAATTTACCGAAG includes:
- the LOC119085766 gene encoding uncharacterized protein LOC119085766 isoform X1; translation: MKLFVLTLLVAGSIATHGDAREFGREQRHRLRRSTDSGESSTLSLSTPSPATTTASSTQDPLAGCESCLNSKLTVGNTFAGHCFPNPAQGECHCLCADVFCKDGETIDRTTCVNGGSISDCKCTGTSVFVTTSTATPTDV
- the LOC119085766 gene encoding uncharacterized protein LOC119085766 isoform X2, translating into MKLFVLTLLVAGSIATHGDAREFGREQRHRLRRSTDSGDPLAGCESCLNSKLTVGNTFAGHCFPNPAQGECHCLCADVFCKDGETIDRTTCVNGGSISDCKCTGTSVFVTTSTATPTDV